TCCCGGCATCCGGGCCAGAGGTTTGCGGGCAGTGCGCCTGGCGCGAAGTAGTCGAAGTCGAGACCCTCATTGCGTGCTCGCGGCGCCCCCTCCACGTCGAGGACGAAGGAGAGACCGATCGCGTGCTTGCGTGGGTCGTCGCCTGACACCGTTCGGTCGGTCGGCGTCAGATCGGGCGGGAACCACTCGTAGACATAGTCCGGCTGCGGATTCAGCGGAAGAGTCGGCTCGATGCCGATCGTCTCGCGGCTGTGTCTGCGGATGGCGCCGGCGATCGTCTCCCCGCGCTGAATGCGACCTCCGAGGTGGCACCACACCCGGCCATGAGGTGAGTCGCGGAGGATCAGGCCGAGCTCTCGATGTCCGTTGCGTTCACGCACTAGGACGAAGTCGACGCAGGCGATCGGCATCGACTCCTCGATGAGGCGATAGGTGTCGGCCGGTAGGAACGTCACGTCACCTCTCTTACGTCCGCCGGTTTACAAGCCGGATACGCATCTCTGATAGGAACAGTCTTGCGTGTTCACCTCCGCTCGCGCACCGTCCCCCCAACTTGGAGCTCCTATGAAGCTGTCCGTCATCGGTTGTGGTTACCTCGGCGCGGTGCATGCTGCGGCGATGGCGTCGATCGGTCATGAGGTCGTCGGCATCGACGTCGACCAGCGCAAGATCGATGCGCTTTCCAAGGGTGAGGCGCCGTTCTTCGAACCAGGACTGCAGGAGATCCTCACGGCCGGCGTCGCGGCAGGCAATCTCCGCTTCACGACCGATATGGCTGAGGCCGTGGGCGCGAAGGTCCACTTCGTCGGTGTGGGAACTCCGCAGCAGAAGGACAACTACGCCGCCGACCTCACGTACGTCAACGGGGCGTTCGACGGGCTGCTGCCGTACCTGGCGCCCGGCGACATCGTCGCGGGAAAGTCGACCGTCCCTGTCGGCACCGCGGCAAGCCTTGCTCCCCGGGTGTCGGAGACGGGCGCCACGCTCGTGTGGAACCCCGAGTTCCTCCGCGAGGGCTATGCCGTACAGGACACCGTCGACCCCGACCGCCTCGTCGCGGGCGTGCCGGCCGGCGAAGAGGGCGAGATCGCGGCATCCGTCCTGCGTGAGGTCTACCACCCCTCCGTCGCCAAGGGCACGCCGTTCATCGTCACCGACTACGCGACCGCCGAACTGGTCAAGGTGTCGGCGAACGCCTTTCTCGCGACCAAGATCAGCTTCATCAACGCCATGGCAGAGATCGCCGAGGTCACCGGCGCCGACGTGACCCAGCTCGCCGACGCGATCGGCCACGACGCGCGCATCGGCCGGCGCTTCCTCGGTGCCGGCATCGGTTTCGGTGGCGGGTGTCTGCCGAAGGACATCCGCGCGTTCTCCGCCCGTGCGGAGGAGCTCGGGCGCGGTGAGTCCGTCGCGTTTCTGCGTCAGGTCGACGAGATCAACCTGCGCCGCCGCGACCGCGCCGTGCAGCTTGTGGTCGACGGCCTCGGCGGCTCGGTCTATGAGAAGAAGGTGACGGTGCTCGGCGCGGCGTTCAAGCCGCACTCCGACGACATCCGCGACTCACCCGCTCTCGACGTCGCCGTGCGTCTGCACGGACTCGGAGCGAACGTCACAGTCACCGACCCGGCGGCGATCGAGAACGCACGCCGCATCCACCCCCAGCTCACCTACGTCGAAGACCGTGACGAGG
The sequence above is a segment of the Microbacterium sp. PM5 genome. Coding sequences within it:
- a CDS encoding DUF4916 domain-containing protein — encoded protein: MTFLPADTYRLIEESMPIACVDFVLVRERNGHRELGLILRDSPHGRVWCHLGGRIQRGETIAGAIRRHSRETIGIEPTLPLNPQPDYVYEWFPPDLTPTDRTVSGDDPRKHAIGLSFVLDVEGAPRARNEGLDFDYFAPGALPANLWPGCRELFALLKLAPLPN
- a CDS encoding UDP-glucose/GDP-mannose dehydrogenase family protein, whose product is MKLSVIGCGYLGAVHAAAMASIGHEVVGIDVDQRKIDALSKGEAPFFEPGLQEILTAGVAAGNLRFTTDMAEAVGAKVHFVGVGTPQQKDNYAADLTYVNGAFDGLLPYLAPGDIVAGKSTVPVGTAASLAPRVSETGATLVWNPEFLREGYAVQDTVDPDRLVAGVPAGEEGEIAASVLREVYHPSVAKGTPFIVTDYATAELVKVSANAFLATKISFINAMAEIAEVTGADVTQLADAIGHDARIGRRFLGAGIGFGGGCLPKDIRAFSARAEELGRGESVAFLRQVDEINLRRRDRAVQLVVDGLGGSVYEKKVTVLGAAFKPHSDDIRDSPALDVAVRLHGLGANVTVTDPAAIENARRIHPQLTYVEDRDEAIRDADALVLVTEWDEYRRQLPPEHASSLTDGRVVVDGRNGLDAAAWRAAGWAYYGMGRP